AGTCCGTATCAGAGATCGGGGTTAGACGGAGGTGCATACGAAGGAAGTGTGGCCCCCGACACTTGGAGCGACACGCCTGCCTTGGGTACTAACCGATGCCGCGACCACATGGAGCTGTGAGCTAATTCATGTAAAGGCACCTTACTAGGTACTGAATACTGTATTGACAACGGCATACGAGCCGCATAGGTTAGGTAAGGTAGTATCCAATGAGCAGACCAAGGAGACCTTTGCCTAGTCTTAGTAGAAGCTGCGGCCCTGAGCTGTTCGCGGAAGGCACGGACAAGCTGCTAGGCAACGCGTGCCTTCCTCGATGCCGGCAGCTGTGCTCAACTGCGCCCAGCTGCTCCTGACGAGAAAGTGCTGTACGGGAACAGCCCGCGTGCCATGAGGGGAAATGGCTGTTCAgcacctcgccctcacctTGTTGGCACGAGGGTAACTCAGCGTCAACAATGTTTGGCCTGGTCACATCAAATCGCCATCAAACCTTCGCATCTCTTCCTCGCGACGTGTTCGTCGAGCGCATCATCTGAGAGGGCCACCAGCTCGGCACATTCACCACAATGCAGGCtttctgctgctgtggccctcgccgcagaGACCggcgagatgatgatgaagacggggAGGCTGCTCCTTCAATCCCCGTTTTCAACCCGCCCGGCCTCATCGACGTGCCGCCGAACACCAGCCAAGCCCATGAGCTTTCCACCATTCCGCTTCCGACGCATGCAGCACGCCAAAGCTCCCAGATATCACCAGGCGAGGGGCCCCCGGGTCTGTGCCAGCTGGTTGACCGGAACAATcttgatgacgatgaggacgacgaccaagacgatGCAAGCTTGTCGGCCAAGAGATCCACAAAGACGCTCGACGCAGTACGTACCAAGCTAATCCGTCACATGTCCCAAGACAACGAGACAAGACGCCAGTCTCGTGCTGCAGTTGGTCACAGCGAGGAGGAGTTGGCTAGGCGGGCAGAGTTGAGACGCTTCAGACAGAAGAGAATCCAAGACGAGCTCGAAGCTGCCGAGAGCGTTGATGGCGGTAGTAGTAGGTCACACTGGAGCACTCGATACCTTTCGCCCCTCAtcgacctcggccagccgggaggcggcccgcgGGACACGATCGAGTTTAGCGTCGAGACCAACCCGGGTCTTCacacgtcctcggcctctgcCCAAGGAAGCCCTATGGACACGACTAGAAGACAAGTCAGCTGCCCTCAGCTCGTTTCAAGCGACTGCGAGGCTGCATCGAGCCCCATCGAGCGTGGAGACCGCAGTCCTGAGCCAGCTCCTTCCGCGACAACAGCTCCCTCCCCGCGGCGACCCTCAACGGCGCAGAGCATGaaaggccagccagcagccggTCTAGGTGTCAATGCCCCTCGCATGGAGCGGGTGATTGGCGCTGATAACGACTTCGATATTCGACACGGATCGCACGCCTGGGACGATCAGTCGGCTCTCGGTATTTGGCTCATCGCGCAAGGAATGCGGTCCAGAGATACCTCACTCCTTCGACTGGGTGAAGGCGAATCTGATGCAGCCGCTGAATGTGATGTCATGCACTCGCCCTCCCAGGATTTCGGCGGAATCGATAGTGTTCTCGATACACCACCGTCTGTGAGCCAGGATAACAGCATTGCCACGGCACTTCGCCCATACGAGGGCTGCCCGGACGCCTATCGACGACAAAAGGCCAATACCGATGCCACAGGAGCCACTCCAAGAGAAGCGGACTGGGCCGAGCCCGATAAGGATCCTTCAACTGTAAAACTCATGGACTCCGCATCAGCCTCGGGCATCAACTTTGCTGGACGCAGCAGGAACAACCCCTCATCCAACTATCCATCTGCTATGCCGAGCTTCGAGCCAAGCCCCGCTGACTCGGCGGCCAATAGCCTTAGCCTCAGTCCCCAGGATATTGAGAACCTCGAACTGTCCCCGTTTCACTGTGAGTTACTTCGACTTCTGCTTGAATGCCAAGGTCGCTGACACACATGCAATAGGGCAAGGGGAATTTTCCATACTCCGTGAGCTCGGCCACTCTGAGGGCCAAAGCTCCTATGCAACCGCGGAAGACGACACGTCAAACGCTGAGAACAACTATGGCATCCTTACGAATCTTCCGCGCTCCCCCCGAGCTGCACACAGTAGAGCTTCCGTAACTACCTCTGAAGCGGCCAGCGCCCAGAAACGCGAGACCGAACATCGGACCATAAACCGCACGCTTACTGACGTCGCCTCCCGGAAGAGCAGCCCCGCGATACGCAGCCGTTTCAAGGAAGACCTCAGAACGACATCAGCTCCGGCCCCAGTGCGGACCTCCATCGTGACCAAGATTCAATCATCTCTTTCGAGGCTGTCCCGGGTAGGATCTGGATCCTTCGGCTACACGAGTCACAGAGACACTGCCACCCCGACAAAAGACCTGAAATGCAAAGGTTTCGCGCCGGGCATAGATACCCCAGCCAACCCGGGAGAGGCTGCGATCACCACATACGGGACGCCTAACATTATCTCCAGTGCTAAGATTCAATCGAATGAAGAGAATGCTCCATGTGACGCGTTGCTGCCCGGTAGTTTAGCACATGCCCGGCTTTCAGATCCGAGCCTGCATAATCGGCAAGTAGAACCTCGATCCGTCATTCAGAAGACAAGAGAGGAGCAAAATTGTGTGATGGATACCACTGCAGAAAGACCAGGTACTGACAGGGACTTTGACGGAGCCATTTGGACACCACCTGCTGTGTGGATACCATCTTCATCTAGCCATCGAAAGGCAACAGCCTGCGGCAATCCCGGTCACATGGTCGAtcagcctcggcgagcggTAGCGGATGAACTTTGCTTTCAGCACAGTGTGGGAAAGCCAGATTCTGAGGGAAAGAGCGTTGTTATGAGCGCCGGATCCAACCTCCGGCAGCTTCCGCAGCGCTTGGAGAAGGCTGTCAGATCTGGCCTCGACAAGCTACTGCGCCCAAGGGAAGTGTCAGCCAGTGGCAACGCGAATTCTGATTTGAAAAATAGCCAGAAAGCACAGTTGGAAGTGGATGTTGTGAAGACCTCGTCAGAGGCATTCAATCCTGACGGACAATACCAGGACCACAGAGCTCTGCCGGCCAACTGCAGAGCAGAGACATCTATCGACGAGTTCCAAAACGCCATTAGGGATAGGATGACAAAAGGCACCTCGCTAGACACAGGCATTTCGAACGCCAAATTGTCAAACAAAGACTACCAGAAGCACATGAAGCTAGCCGATGCCGCTGAAAGATTTTGCAGAACCCCAGTAGATTCAGCAAGTCGGGACCAAGGACCTGATGTCTTCATCACACCAATGAGTCGTCTCCATTCAGATTCCCCCTCAGGTAGGATGGGAACAATGTCAAACAACGGTACGTCGCAACAGATTGTTCGCCGGTGGAAATCAGCAGATGAGCCTGGAAGTGGCCCCCGAGCATCCCCGCCCCGTTCGCTACGTTCGATCACGCACCAGTCTCGAGATTGACA
The genomic region above belongs to Purpureocillium takamizusanense chromosome 5, complete sequence and contains:
- a CDS encoding uncharacterized protein (EggNog:ENOG503P9FI): MQAFCCCGPRRRDRRDDDEDGEAAPSIPVFNPPGLIDVPPNTSQAHELSTIPLPTHAARQSSQISPGEGPPGLCQLVDRNNLDDDEDDDQDDASLSAKRSTKTLDAKRIQDELEAAESVDGGSSRSHWSTRYLSPLIDLGQPGGGPRDTIEFSVETNPGLHTSSASAQGSPMDTTRRQVSCPQLVSSDCEAASSPIERGDRSPEPAPSATTAPSPRRPSTAQSMKGQPAAGLGVNAPRMERVIGADNDFDIRHGSHAWDDQSALGIWLIAQGMRSRDTSLLRLGEGESDAAAECDVMHSPSQDFGGIDSVLDTPPSVSQDNSIATALRPYEGCPDAYRRQKANTDATGATPREADWAEPDKDPSTVKLMDSASASGINFAGRSRNNPSSNYPSAMPSFEPSPADSAANSLSLSPQDIENLELSPFHWQGEFSILRELGHSEGQSSYATAEDDTSNAENNYGILTNLPRSPRAAHSRASVTTSEAASAQKRETEHRTINRTLTDVASRKSSPAIRSRFKEDLRTTSAPAPVRTSIVTKIQSSLSRLSRC